The Salvelinus namaycush isolate Seneca chromosome 28, SaNama_1.0, whole genome shotgun sequence genome contains a region encoding:
- the LOC120023832 gene encoding 5-hydroxytryptamine receptor 1D-like: MDQDNSSVDPFFTNATESSEPTEALWDKATLLGLQIFLSAILAIVTLATVLSNAFVIATIFLTRKLHTPANFLIGSLAVTDLLVSILVMPISILYTVSKTWALGQIVCDIWLSSDITFCTASILHLCVIALDRYWAITDALEYSKRRTMRRAGLMITVVWVISISISMPPLFWRQAKANEEVMECMVNTDQISYTLYSTFGAFYVPTVLLIILYGRIYVAARSRIFKTPVSCGKRFTTAQLIQTSAGSSLCSINSASNQEGHLHPGGGGNTGGVAVNGGGGSSGGSPLFNNCVMVKLADSVLERKRLCTAREKKATKTLGIILGAFIVCWLPFFVVTLVLAICKECWFHPVLFDVFTWLGYLNSLINPVIYTAFNDEFKLAFHKLIKFKRCY; this comes from the coding sequence ATGGATCAGGATAATAGCTCCGTTGATCCGTTCTTCACCAACGCCACGGAGAGCTCTGAACCCACAGAGGCACTATGGGACAAAGCCACTCTCCTGGGGCTCCAGATCTTCCTGTCAGCCATCCTGGCAATCGTCACCCTGGCCACCGTGCTGTCCAATGCCTTTGTCATCGCCACCATATTCCTGACTCGGAAGCTACACACGCCAGCCAACTTTCTGATTGGCTCGCTGGCTGTGACAGACCTGCTGGTGTCCATCCTGGTCATGCCTATTAGCATCTTGTACACAGTGAGTAAGACCTGGGCCCTGGGGCAGATTGTCTGCGACATCTGGCTGTCATCGGACATCACCTTCTGCACTGCCTCCATCCTGCACCTGTGCGTCATCGCGCTGGACCGCTACTGGGCCATCACTGACGCCCTGGAGTACTCCAAGCGCCGGACAATGCGTCGAGCGGGCCTGATGATAACAGTGGTATGGGtgatctccatctccatctccatgcCGCCGCTCTTCTGGAGGCAGGCCAAGGCCAACGAGGAGGTGATGGAGTGCATGGTGAACACGGATCAGATCTCCTACACGCTCTACTCCACCTTCGGGGCGTTCTATGTTCCCACTGTGTTGCTGATCATCCTCTACGGCCGGATCTACGTGGCAGCCCGCTCACGCATCTTTAAGACACCAGTGTCGTGCGGCAAGCGTTTCACCACGGCCCAGCTCATCCAGACATCCGCCGGCTCCTCCCTTTGCTCCATCAACTCCGCCTCCAACCAAGAGGGCCACCTGCACCCCGGAGGGGGAGGCAACACGGGAGGAGTGGCAGTAAACGGAGGTGGAGGAAGCAGTGGTGGGTCGCCTCTCTTCAATAACTGCGTGATGGTGAAGCTGGCTGACAGCGTGCTGGAGAGGAAGCGTCTGTGCACCGCCCGGGAGAAGAAGGCCACCAAGACGCTGGGCATCATCCTGGGAGCCTTCATCGTGTGCTGGCTACCCTTTTTCGTGGTCACCCTGGTACTGGCCATCTGCAAAGAATGCTGGTTCCACCCAGTGCTCTTCGACGTGTTCACCTGGCTTGGCTACCTAAACTCGCTCATCAATCCTGTTATCTACACTGCCTTCAATGACGAGTTCAAGCTGGCCTTCCACAAACTCATCAAGTTCAAGAGATGCTACTAA